The proteins below come from a single Chryseobacterium sp. MA9 genomic window:
- a CDS encoding efflux RND transporter permease subunit — protein sequence MIKNFINRPVLSTVISILIVILGVLGLISLPVTQYPDIAPPTVSVSANYTGANAETVMKSVVVPLEEQINGVEGMDYITSSAGNDGSAQIQVFFKQGIDPDIAAVNVQNRVARATPLLPSEVTRSGVVTQKQQTSALMYMSFYSENKDLDDVYLQNFLNINIIPNLKRVNGVGDANVFGGKNYSMRIWLDPAKMAAYSVTPTDVTNAINEQSREAAAGSIGQNSGSSFEYIIKYVGKFNDKEQYDNIIIKSLANGQNLMLKDVAKVELAGQSYTGIGENGNNPSISMGIFQTPGSNAQEIIKNIKAYLKSAEGTFPKGVKYTFNFDTNEFLEASIEKVVHTLIEAFILVFIVVYIFLQDFRSTLIPAIAVPVSIVGAFFFLNLFGYSLNLLTLFALVLAIGIVVDDAIVVVEAVHAKMEHGISDAKKATVEAMDEITGAIISITLVMAAVFIPVTFITGPTGVFYQQFGITLIIAIIISAINALTLSPVLCSLFLKPHAEHHQEYKNLNLLQKFFYKFNIAFKTTTERYGRGFVFLLRHKWVTLIIFAVTGGILFWASSSMKKGFVPTEDRGIIFTDVQLPPGASMERTYNALKTLQAKALKVPGVQNVTISTGRGFLSGNGSNNGLAFVKLKPFEERKKDGQTSEDITKKLFGIVGSVPDAKVVFFQPPSVPGFGNSAGFEMVLLDKSGGEYADLDAKTNEFIGKLMQRPEIQFAQTSFNTKYPQYQMEINVPLSKQLGVSVNDILATMQGYIGGIYTADFTKYGKQFRVMVQALPENRKNIENLNQLYVRTGSGIMSPISQFVTLTKAYGPQSVSRYNLFTSVKVTGANSDGYSSGDAIAAVQQVADETLNQNYAVEFTGLTREELNSGSQTLLIFGLSLIFVYFILSAQYESYILPLIVIISLPLGVMGAYFGQKIMGLENNIYFQIALIMLVGLLAKNAILIVEFAVQRRHHGETIVMSAINAAKARVRPILMTSFAFIFGLLPLVLASGIGAVGNRSIATGAAIGLLIGTVLGLFVIPVLYVIFETLQEKIKPLKKEDISLAE from the coding sequence ATGATAAAAAACTTTATTAACAGACCGGTTTTATCTACCGTAATCTCAATCTTGATTGTGATTCTCGGTGTGCTGGGACTGATCTCGTTACCCGTTACACAGTATCCGGATATTGCACCGCCCACGGTAAGTGTTTCCGCAAACTATACAGGAGCCAATGCTGAGACGGTAATGAAAAGTGTAGTAGTACCTCTGGAAGAACAGATCAACGGGGTGGAAGGTATGGATTATATCACTTCCAGTGCCGGGAACGACGGTTCTGCTCAGATCCAGGTTTTCTTCAAACAAGGAATAGATCCGGATATTGCAGCGGTAAACGTACAGAACCGTGTGGCCAGAGCGACACCTCTTCTGCCGTCTGAAGTAACGCGTTCAGGGGTTGTAACCCAGAAACAGCAGACCAGTGCCCTGATGTATATGTCTTTCTATTCTGAAAATAAAGACCTTGATGACGTATACCTTCAGAACTTTTTGAATATTAATATTATTCCCAACCTGAAAAGGGTAAATGGTGTAGGGGATGCCAACGTTTTCGGTGGTAAAAATTACTCAATGAGAATCTGGCTGGATCCTGCAAAAATGGCCGCCTACAGTGTAACTCCTACGGATGTTACCAATGCCATCAATGAGCAGAGTAGAGAAGCTGCTGCGGGTTCTATTGGACAGAACAGCGGTAGTTCTTTTGAATATATCATCAAATACGTAGGTAAATTCAACGATAAAGAACAGTACGATAATATCATCATCAAATCTCTTGCAAACGGACAAAACCTGATGCTGAAAGACGTTGCAAAAGTAGAACTGGCAGGACAGTCTTATACAGGAATCGGGGAGAACGGAAACAATCCTTCCATCAGTATGGGGATCTTCCAGACTCCGGGATCCAACGCACAGGAGATTATTAAAAATATCAAAGCATATCTGAAATCAGCAGAGGGAACTTTTCCAAAGGGTGTAAAGTATACTTTCAACTTTGATACCAACGAATTCCTGGAAGCTTCTATTGAAAAGGTAGTACACACCCTGATTGAAGCCTTCATTTTGGTATTTATTGTAGTATATATTTTCCTTCAGGACTTCAGATCTACGCTGATCCCGGCCATCGCGGTTCCGGTATCTATTGTAGGGGCGTTCTTCTTCCTGAATCTTTTCGGATATTCATTAAACCTGTTAACCCTTTTTGCATTGGTACTGGCTATCGGTATTGTGGTGGATGATGCCATCGTCGTCGTCGAGGCCGTTCATGCCAAGATGGAACATGGTATTTCAGATGCTAAAAAAGCTACAGTAGAAGCAATGGATGAGATTACAGGAGCTATTATTTCTATTACTTTGGTAATGGCTGCAGTATTTATTCCGGTGACGTTCATTACGGGGCCTACAGGGGTATTCTACCAACAGTTTGGTATTACGCTGATTATAGCAATCATCATTTCTGCGATTAATGCATTAACCCTGAGTCCGGTTTTATGTTCACTATTCCTAAAACCTCACGCAGAGCATCATCAAGAATATAAAAATTTAAATCTGTTACAGAAGTTCTTCTATAAGTTTAATATTGCTTTTAAAACAACTACTGAACGTTACGGAAGAGGATTTGTGTTTCTTTTAAGACATAAATGGGTAACCCTGATTATTTTTGCTGTTACCGGGGGTATCTTATTCTGGGCAAGCAGCAGTATGAAGAAAGGGTTTGTACCTACAGAAGACAGAGGGATTATCTTTACAGATGTTCAGCTTCCTCCGGGAGCTTCTATGGAAAGAACTTATAACGCTTTGAAAACACTTCAGGCTAAAGCATTGAAAGTTCCGGGAGTACAGAATGTAACGATTTCCACGGGAAGAGGATTCTTATCCGGAAACGGAAGTAACAACGGTCTTGCCTTTGTGAAACTAAAACCATTTGAAGAAAGAAAAAAAGACGGACAGACTTCTGAAGATATTACCAAAAAATTATTTGGAATTGTAGGATCTGTTCCTGATGCCAAAGTTGTATTCTTTCAACCGCCAAGTGTACCAGGATTTGGTAACAGTGCAGGTTTTGAAATGGTATTGCTGGACAAGTCAGGTGGAGAATATGCAGATCTGGATGCTAAAACCAATGAATTCATCGGTAAGCTGATGCAGAGACCGGAAATTCAGTTTGCACAGACTTCATTCAATACTAAATATCCTCAGTATCAGATGGAGATTAATGTTCCTTTAAGCAAACAGCTTGGGGTTTCTGTAAATGACATTCTGGCTACCATGCAGGGGTATATTGGTGGTATTTATACTGCCGACTTTACCAAGTATGGAAAGCAATTCAGGGTGATGGTGCAGGCTCTTCCTGAGAACAGAAAAAATATTGAAAATCTGAACCAGCTCTATGTCAGAACAGGATCAGGTATCATGTCTCCGATTTCACAGTTTGTAACACTGACAAAAGCCTACGGACCACAATCTGTAAGCCGTTATAACCTGTTTACTTCAGTGAAGGTAACAGGAGCAAACTCTGACGGATACAGCTCCGGGGATGCGATTGCTGCAGTACAGCAGGTGGCTGATGAAACTCTGAATCAAAACTATGCAGTAGAATTTACTGGGCTGACCAGAGAAGAATTAAATTCAGGATCTCAAACACTTCTGATTTTCGGGCTAAGTTTGATCTTCGTTTACTTTATCCTTTCTGCACAGTATGAAAGTTATATCCTTCCGCTGATCGTTATTATTTCTCTTCCTCTTGGGGTAATGGGAGCTTACTTCGGACAGAAGATTATGGGATTGGAGAATAATATTTACTTCCAGATTGCCCTGATCATGCTCGTGGGATTACTGGCGAAAAATGCGATCCTTATTGTCGAATTTGCTGTTCAGAGAAGACATCATGGAGAAACCATTGTAATGTCAGCCATCAATGCAGCGAAAGCCAGGGTGAGACCTATTCTAATGACATCTTTCGCCTTTATCTTCGGTTTACTTCCGTTGGTTCTGGCAAGTGGAATTGGGGCAGTAGGTAACAGATCTATTGCTACGGGTGCGGCAATTGGACTATTGATAGGAACTGTTTTGGGATTATTTGTAATTCCGGTTCTGTATGTGATTTTTGAAACACTGCAGGAAAAAATTAAGCCTCTCAAAAAAGAAGATATCAGTTTAGCAGAATAA
- a CDS encoding efflux transporter outer membrane subunit codes for MKSLLNIIKGITFSVFILGAISSCMARKEYERPKNVVDEKLFRTDMLPSDSTSIANISWKEIFTDPILQGHISKALENNLDIRIALQSINSAEAYLKQSKAAYQPTLSIGPNYTFQTQSINTQFGQIIGERRYVNQFDITASIGWEADIWGKLRAQEKAQIATYLGTVAAHKAVKSSLVSSIASAYYQLLTFDAQKRIITETIAVREKNLEATKALKTAGTVTEVAVQQSEALVFNAKSLLIDIDTQIQLLENTMSLLMGESSHSIERSTLEGQNLPIDLKLGYPTQLLANRPDVMRAEYSLMNAFELTNAAKAQFYPTLKLTGSGGLQSVDIDHLFSVNSLFANVVAGLAQPILNKRQIKTNYDVSLANQETAYLNFRKTVLTAGKEVSDAIRVFSVQDSFIELKQKELDAYKKSVDYSQELVNYGMANYLEVLNASVNSLNAELNISNARYSKMKAAVELYQALGGGWK; via the coding sequence ATGAAGAGTTTATTAAACATCATAAAAGGAATCACTTTTTCAGTTTTCATACTCGGAGCCATCTCATCATGTATGGCAAGAAAAGAATATGAAAGACCGAAGAACGTTGTGGACGAAAAATTATTTCGTACAGATATGCTTCCTTCAGACAGTACCAGTATCGCCAATATTTCATGGAAAGAGATATTTACAGATCCGATACTGCAGGGGCATATTTCTAAAGCGTTGGAAAACAACCTTGATATCAGAATCGCACTGCAAAGTATCAATTCTGCAGAAGCTTATCTGAAACAAAGTAAAGCGGCCTATCAGCCGACACTTTCTATAGGACCCAACTATACTTTCCAGACTCAATCTATCAATACCCAATTTGGGCAGATCATTGGAGAAAGACGTTATGTAAACCAGTTTGACATCACGGCAAGTATTGGATGGGAAGCAGATATCTGGGGGAAATTAAGAGCACAGGAAAAAGCACAGATCGCCACATATTTAGGAACTGTTGCAGCCCATAAAGCTGTTAAAAGCAGTCTGGTATCTTCCATCGCTTCTGCTTACTATCAATTGTTAACTTTTGATGCACAGAAGAGAATCATTACAGAAACCATTGCTGTAAGAGAGAAAAACTTAGAAGCTACAAAGGCTTTAAAAACTGCCGGAACAGTTACTGAAGTAGCGGTACAGCAGAGCGAGGCTCTTGTTTTCAATGCCAAATCATTACTGATTGATATTGATACACAGATCCAGCTTCTTGAGAATACCATGAGTCTTTTAATGGGAGAATCTTCTCATTCTATTGAAAGATCTACCTTGGAAGGGCAGAACCTTCCGATTGATTTAAAATTGGGATATCCCACTCAGCTTCTGGCTAACCGTCCGGATGTAATGAGAGCGGAATACAGCTTGATGAATGCTTTTGAACTGACGAATGCTGCTAAAGCTCAGTTTTATCCAACTTTAAAATTGACAGGCAGCGGAGGACTTCAGTCTGTGGATATTGATCACTTATTCAGTGTAAATTCATTATTTGCAAATGTAGTAGCAGGACTGGCTCAGCCAATTTTGAACAAAAGACAGATCAAGACCAACTATGATGTGAGTCTTGCGAATCAGGAAACGGCTTATCTGAACTTCAGAAAGACCGTTCTTACTGCCGGTAAAGAAGTTTCAGATGCCATCAGGGTTTTTTCTGTACAGGATTCATTTATTGAATTAAAACAAAAAGAACTGGATGCCTACAAAAAATCTGTCGACTATTCTCAGGAATTGGTGAACTACGGTATGGCAAACTATCTTGAAGTATTGAATGCAAGCGTGAATTCATTGAATGCGGAACTTAATATTTCCAATGCAAGATACAGTAAAATGAAAGCAGCTGTAGAGCTTTATCAGGCTTTAGGCGGAGGCTGGAAATAA